In Chryseobacterium turcicum, a single window of DNA contains:
- a CDS encoding toxin-antitoxin system YwqK family antitoxin — MLKNFLLIVLSFFVFASCKTKTNQYIKISEKSQKRHGKWIEKYPVDNDTLIVIGKYNTGEKIGVWKTFIDDKLYQKEKIQKKKIKMFVYHKNGNIMERGQSKLDISENERHWYYFGDWKFYDENGKLKHIKKYTDGKKIDSISINQ, encoded by the coding sequence ATGCTTAAAAATTTCTTACTCATCGTGTTATCATTTTTTGTTTTCGCTTCATGCAAAACCAAAACGAATCAATACATTAAGATTTCCGAAAAATCTCAAAAGAGACATGGAAAATGGATAGAGAAATATCCTGTAGATAATGATACCTTAATTGTTATAGGAAAATACAATACAGGTGAAAAAATTGGCGTTTGGAAAACATTTATTGACGATAAACTCTATCAAAAAGAAAAAATACAAAAGAAGAAAATCAAAATGTTTGTGTATCATAAAAATGGAAACATTATGGAGCGTGGACAATCAAAGCTTGATATTTCTGAAAACGAACGCCATTGGTATTATTTCGGAGACTGGAAGTTTTATGACGAAAACGGAAAGTTGAAGCATATAAAAAAATACACTGATGGTAAAAAAATCGACAGTATTTCAATCAATCAATAA
- the dacB gene encoding D-alanyl-D-alanine carboxypeptidase/D-alanyl-D-alanine endopeptidase, translated as MVNFRKYISGVTVLTAGFLLAQSTVSTVLYSQNYDNKTSLNLPSPVAYVEKAILSPKELVDISVNTMMTDPVLKNATWGFVVYDPKTKKIISSYNENTPLVPASTTKLLTTETAISMLGENYRWMTQLEYSGEIDENGVLNGNLYIVGSGDPSLGTNKAGAWSYKDIVSDFAGGMAREGIKKVNGDIVIQTALFKGNISALPENVVWLENNNYYLPVGTTKEINPANEKLIVKKSMNAAADKKFFYVSPYANKMVYAEKYEGNGTLTTKLPDAPAFLANSFRATLVKSGVAVTGKVTPKMTDATPEARKMIAAYKSPTLGDIIYYTNQRSDNSLAEALLKTVGFQKMGDQTSESGRVVVNNHLKDIAFDVEGLNYMDGSGLSRSNKVTPISQVKYLSSLMDEKFYKTYFNSLPIGGQSGTLKSMFLGEGNGQVFAKTGTLNKVKTLAGYLKTNSGRTLVFSLMVNNYAGSVGQVKSKMEKILQPTLDL; from the coding sequence ATGGTAAATTTCAGAAAATATATCTCAGGTGTTACGGTTCTGACTGCTGGTTTTTTACTTGCCCAATCAACCGTTTCTACAGTTCTTTACTCTCAGAATTATGACAACAAAACAAGCTTAAATCTTCCATCGCCAGTTGCGTATGTTGAAAAGGCTATTTTGTCGCCAAAAGAACTTGTAGACATCAGTGTAAACACAATGATGACAGACCCCGTATTGAAAAATGCAACTTGGGGATTTGTAGTCTACGACCCAAAAACGAAGAAAATAATTTCTTCGTACAACGAAAATACTCCGCTTGTTCCTGCTTCTACAACCAAATTGTTGACCACCGAAACTGCAATAAGCATGTTGGGTGAAAATTACCGTTGGATGACGCAGCTAGAATATTCGGGAGAAATCGATGAGAATGGAGTTTTAAACGGTAATCTGTATATTGTAGGAAGTGGTGACCCTTCATTGGGAACTAATAAAGCGGGAGCTTGGTCTTACAAAGATATCGTTTCAGATTTCGCAGGCGGAATGGCTCGTGAAGGTATTAAAAAAGTAAATGGTGATATTGTTATTCAGACAGCGCTTTTCAAAGGTAACATTTCGGCACTTCCGGAAAATGTTGTTTGGCTAGAAAACAATAACTATTATCTTCCTGTTGGTACCACCAAAGAGATTAATCCTGCCAATGAGAAGCTTATCGTAAAGAAATCAATGAATGCTGCAGCCGATAAGAAGTTTTTCTATGTTTCACCTTATGCCAATAAAATGGTATATGCTGAAAAATACGAAGGTAACGGAACATTAACTACAAAATTACCTGATGCTCCAGCTTTCCTTGCCAACTCATTCAGAGCAACTTTGGTAAAAAGTGGTGTTGCAGTGACTGGAAAAGTCACTCCTAAAATGACAGATGCTACACCAGAAGCTAGAAAAATGATTGCTGCTTACAAATCTCCGACTTTGGGTGATATTATTTATTATACCAATCAGAGAAGTGATAACTCGTTAGCGGAAGCATTGCTAAAAACTGTGGGTTTCCAGAAAATGGGAGATCAGACTTCAGAATCTGGAAGAGTAGTAGTTAATAATCACTTAAAAGATATCGCATTTGATGTAGAAGGATTAAACTACATGGATGGAAGCGGTTTGTCTAGAAGCAATAAAGTGACTCCGATTTCGCAGGTAAAATATCTTAGTTCTTTGATGGACGAGAAATTTTACAAAACATATTTTAACTCTCTTCCGATTGGCGGACAGTCGGGAACGCTTAAAAGTATGTTTTTAGGTGAAGGAAACGGACAGGTTTTTGCAAAAACAGGAACTTTAAATAAAGTGAAAACTTTAGCTGGATACTTAAAAACCAACTCAGGAAGAACGCTTGTTTTCTCTTTGATGGTAAACAATTATGCAGGCTCTGTCGGGCAGGTGAAAAGTAAAATGGAAAAAATACTGCAACCTACTTTAGACTTATAA
- a CDS encoding type II toxin-antitoxin system RelE/ParE family toxin, which translates to MKIIWSEFAIENLKNIFDYYSLKANKKVAHKIRKKIFDSTKRLIQNPESGHIEFYLEQLNQQHRYIICGNYKIIYRIECNDILINDIFDTRQNPIKMIDKKRNN; encoded by the coding sequence ATGAAAATCATCTGGTCTGAATTTGCTATTGAAAACTTAAAAAATATTTTTGATTATTATTCGCTTAAAGCGAACAAAAAAGTTGCTCACAAAATTCGAAAAAAGATATTTGATTCAACAAAAAGATTAATACAAAACCCAGAATCTGGGCACATTGAGTTCTATCTAGAACAGCTAAATCAGCAACACCGATATATTATATGTGGCAACTATAAAATCATTTACAGAATTGAATGTAATGATATCTTAATCAATGACATTTTTGATACTAGGCAAAATCCCATTAAAATGATTGATAAAAAACGAAACAATTAA
- the kbl gene encoding glycine C-acetyltransferase codes for MISEKYLENLKNELNNIENDGLFKKERIITSQQSAEIEANGKKLLNFCANNYLGLSNHPEVMKASQDMVASHGYGMSSVRFICGTQDIHKQLEEKIAEFLGLEDTILYAACFDANGGVFEPLFTDEDAIISDELNHASIIDGVRLCKAARYRYKNNNMADLEAQLIAASEKNHRFKIIVTDGVFSMDGIVADLKGVCDLADKYDALVMVDDSHATGFIGKTGRGTHEANEVMGRVDIITSTLGKALGGALGGFTSGKKEIIDMLRQRSRPYLFSNSLAPGIVGAALKVLEMISDDTSLRDTVMENAEYFRTEMKAKGFDIPDGDAAIVPVMLYDAKLAQKMAEKLMDEGIYVIGFFYPVVPKEKARIRVQLSAAHTREHVDKAIAAFEKVGKELGVIS; via the coding sequence ATGATCTCTGAAAAGTATCTTGAAAATCTAAAAAATGAACTGAATAATATAGAAAATGATGGTCTTTTTAAAAAAGAAAGAATCATCACTTCTCAGCAAAGTGCAGAAATAGAAGCTAATGGAAAAAAACTTCTGAACTTTTGCGCCAACAATTATTTAGGATTATCAAATCATCCTGAAGTAATGAAAGCTTCGCAGGATATGGTTGCATCTCATGGTTACGGGATGTCTTCGGTACGTTTTATCTGCGGAACTCAAGATATTCACAAGCAGTTGGAAGAGAAAATTGCAGAATTTTTAGGCTTAGAAGACACAATTCTTTACGCAGCATGTTTTGATGCAAACGGAGGTGTTTTCGAACCATTATTTACAGATGAAGATGCGATTATTTCTGATGAATTAAACCACGCATCAATTATTGACGGAGTACGTCTTTGTAAAGCGGCAAGATACCGTTATAAAAACAATAATATGGCAGATTTGGAAGCTCAATTAATTGCTGCTTCTGAAAAAAATCATAGATTCAAAATTATCGTTACAGACGGAGTTTTCTCAATGGACGGAATTGTTGCCGACCTAAAAGGAGTTTGTGATTTGGCTGATAAATACGATGCTTTGGTAATGGTTGATGATTCTCATGCAACTGGTTTCATCGGAAAAACGGGTCGTGGTACTCACGAAGCCAACGAAGTAATGGGTAGAGTAGATATTATTACTTCTACGTTAGGAAAAGCTTTAGGTGGTGCTTTAGGCGGATTTACGTCTGGTAAAAAAGAAATCATCGATATGTTGAGACAGCGTTCTAGACCTTATTTGTTTTCAAACTCTTTGGCGCCAGGAATTGTTGGTGCTGCTTTGAAGGTGTTAGAAATGATTTCTGATGACACTTCTTTACGTGATACCGTAATGGAAAATGCAGAGTATTTCAGAACAGAGATGAAAGCAAAAGGTTTTGATATTCCTGATGGTGATGCTGCGATTGTTCCTGTAATGTTGTACGATGCAAAATTGGCTCAGAAAATGGCTGAGAAACTAATGGATGAAGGTATCTATGTAATTGGTTTCTTCTATCCGGTTGTACCGAAAGAAAAAGCGAGAATCAGAGTACAACTTTCTGCGGCACATACAAGAGAACATGTAGATAAAGCAATTGCTGCTTTTGAGAAAGTAGGAAAAGAATTAGGAGTAATTTCTTAA
- the gldG gene encoding gliding motility-associated ABC transporter substrate-binding protein GldG, which yields MKKINLKSPFAILLIGTFVVALVLAFSGIRLDLTKEKRYTLSENTIKVLESVKKPLTVDVYLEGDFPASFKQLQSETKFMLEEFRKINPKIDFKFIDPMKTKMSQDTLMAMGMQPSVLPDFKDGKVTQIYLFPYAVVKYNGGGISIPLVVQQSNINADDQLRKSIENLEYNLVSNIKAVATNKKKKVGILVNQDELSPTEFESFMRLATESYDAGPIVPKNNVEITQADVPLLKQMSALVIAKPRKAFTDGEKVILDQYIMNGGKTLWMIDAVNAEMDTLTKSKKVMPFPLDINMTDFFFNYGLRINNALVKDVKKYALLKLVTGEVGGNAQYTSLPWPYFPLGIAEHDHPITKNINPVKLEFPTSIDTLGGRKFKTHVLFESSERTLLKQVPNYVELKEIASVDSLGQMEKPSTPKIFAVALEGKFNSAYASRIERKSYPGFKTSSPENKMIVIADGDVGRNKVIKGQALPLGVDMLTEEQFGNEQFLRNALDYLLDDSNLMELRNRNIEERLLDRHRIADERTNWQYLNLLLPLAIIGLLGGLFFWLRKKKFG from the coding sequence ATGAAGAAGATTAACCTAAAATCTCCATTTGCCATTTTATTGATTGGAACTTTTGTCGTTGCATTGGTTCTTGCATTTTCAGGCATCAGATTAGATTTAACAAAAGAAAAAAGATATACGCTTTCAGAAAATACGATAAAAGTTTTAGAATCGGTAAAAAAACCTTTAACGGTAGATGTTTACCTTGAAGGAGATTTTCCGGCAAGCTTTAAACAGCTTCAGAGTGAAACTAAATTTATGCTGGAAGAATTCAGAAAAATTAACCCGAAAATTGATTTTAAATTCATCGACCCCATGAAAACCAAAATGTCGCAGGACACTTTGATGGCAATGGGAATGCAGCCTTCGGTTCTTCCGGATTTTAAAGATGGAAAAGTTACCCAGATTTATTTATTCCCTTATGCGGTGGTAAAATATAATGGTGGTGGTATTTCTATTCCTTTGGTTGTACAGCAGTCGAATATTAATGCAGATGACCAGTTGAGAAAATCAATTGAAAATTTAGAATATAATTTAGTTTCGAATATTAAAGCTGTCGCGACGAATAAGAAAAAGAAAGTCGGAATTTTGGTCAATCAGGATGAGTTGAGTCCGACAGAATTTGAAAGCTTTATGAGATTAGCAACGGAAAGCTATGATGCAGGGCCGATTGTTCCAAAAAATAATGTGGAAATCACTCAGGCAGACGTTCCGTTATTGAAACAGATGAGTGCTTTGGTCATTGCAAAACCCAGAAAAGCTTTCACAGACGGTGAAAAAGTAATTCTTGACCAATACATTATGAATGGCGGTAAAACGCTTTGGATGATTGATGCTGTAAACGCTGAAATGGATACGTTGACGAAGTCTAAAAAAGTAATGCCTTTCCCTTTAGATATCAACATGACCGATTTTTTCTTTAATTATGGTCTGAGAATCAACAATGCTTTGGTAAAAGATGTGAAAAAATATGCGCTTTTAAAATTGGTGACCGGAGAAGTTGGTGGAAATGCGCAATATACAAGTCTTCCGTGGCCTTATTTTCCATTGGGAATCGCAGAACATGACCACCCGATTACTAAAAATATCAATCCTGTAAAACTAGAGTTTCCTACATCAATTGATACTTTGGGTGGAAGAAAATTTAAAACCCATGTTTTATTTGAATCTAGCGAAAGAACTTTATTAAAGCAGGTTCCAAACTATGTCGAACTGAAAGAAATTGCCAGTGTAGACAGTCTTGGGCAGATGGAAAAACCAAGCACACCGAAGATTTTTGCGGTTGCTTTGGAAGGAAAATTTAATTCTGCGTATGCCTCAAGAATCGAAAGAAAATCTTATCCAGGATTTAAAACGTCAAGCCCGGAAAACAAAATGATTGTGATTGCCGATGGAGATGTGGGTAGAAATAAAGTAATCAAAGGACAGGCTCTACCTTTGGGAGTTGATATGTTAACTGAAGAGCAATTCGGTAATGAGCAATTCCTGAGAAATGCTTTAGATTATCTTCTCGATGACAGTAATCTGATGGAATTAAGAAACAGAAATATCGAAGAAAGACTTCTCGACCGCCACAGAATCGCTGATGAAAGAACAAACTGGCAATATCTGAATTTATTGCTTCCTTTAGCAATTATTGGACTTTTAGGAGGATTGTTCTTTTGGTTAAGAAAAAAGAAATTCGGATAA
- a CDS encoding M1 family aminopeptidase, translating to MRKFYLFCVSIFAFHTLSAQNQNENVDKKGLLNKEMKSYAAKMAAGNTNPNTLNYDLQYQRMDVSINPSVYNISGSVTSHFKPSQALNTIYFDLNNNLTVSQVNYHGQNLTFQQLSTKELKINFTASLPANVLDSLTINYSGAPDTASNAFFNGSQGGTPILSTLNEPYGAQDWFPTKQSLNDKIDRFDIKVTTPTQYNVAANGKFMSETVLGNGTKRTFWRTQYPTAAYLIALSITNFVMLNDTMGNPPFPFVNYIYPSTNANATSMANIEWTKTVMNTFENYFGAYPFRNEKYGHMEFEAGGGMEHQTMSSMGSWSKQLIAHELAHQWFGDKVTCGAWNDIWLNEGFATFGEHLAYEKLLMSNADFLNYLLGEKNYITSIAGGSVYVADSNLGNTNAIFSGRLSYSKGGYTVRMIKWILGDAVFYQALKDYHARPNLAYSYARTADLNASLLTSTGKDFTEFFNDWIYGQGYPTYDIRWKQVGNQVTFKASQTQSHASVSFFEMPLPIKVTGTGGQTAFFALNNTFNNQYFTEAVTFPIASVQFNYEYQIVEKNSTVSQDNSLSTADFKTEEFSIYPNPVKEQLFVLGLKKETGYDIFTADGRLVKKGKTDKKIDVSLLQKGVYFIKILNSNLKFVKE from the coding sequence ATGAGAAAATTTTACCTTTTCTGTGTAAGCATCTTTGCTTTTCATACTTTATCGGCTCAAAACCAAAATGAAAACGTAGATAAAAAAGGTTTATTAAACAAAGAAATGAAATCTTATGCAGCTAAAATGGCTGCAGGAAATACCAATCCCAATACGTTAAACTACGATTTACAGTATCAGAGGATGGATGTATCTATCAATCCTTCCGTTTATAATATTTCGGGATCGGTAACGTCACACTTCAAGCCTTCACAAGCGTTGAATACAATTTATTTTGACCTTAATAATAATCTTACCGTTTCTCAGGTAAATTATCATGGTCAGAATCTTACTTTTCAGCAATTATCGACTAAAGAACTAAAGATAAACTTTACAGCTTCTCTGCCTGCTAATGTTTTAGATTCTCTTACGATTAATTACAGTGGAGCTCCAGATACGGCGAGTAACGCGTTTTTTAATGGCTCTCAAGGCGGAACGCCCATTCTTTCTACTTTAAACGAACCTTATGGAGCACAAGATTGGTTTCCTACAAAGCAAAGTTTAAATGATAAAATTGATAGATTTGATATAAAAGTGACGACTCCTACTCAGTATAATGTTGCAGCCAATGGTAAATTTATGTCTGAAACTGTTTTAGGAAATGGCACAAAACGTACTTTTTGGAGAACGCAATATCCTACTGCTGCTTATTTAATAGCACTTTCTATTACAAATTTTGTAATGCTAAATGATACCATGGGAAATCCACCTTTTCCTTTTGTTAATTATATTTATCCATCTACAAATGCAAATGCAACAAGTATGGCAAATATAGAATGGACGAAAACGGTAATGAATACTTTTGAAAATTATTTCGGAGCGTATCCTTTCCGTAATGAAAAGTATGGACATATGGAATTTGAAGCGGGTGGAGGTATGGAACATCAAACCATGTCTTCAATGGGATCTTGGAGTAAACAGTTAATTGCTCATGAGCTGGCGCATCAATGGTTCGGTGATAAAGTAACGTGCGGTGCATGGAATGATATCTGGCTAAATGAAGGTTTTGCGACTTTTGGAGAGCATCTTGCCTACGAAAAACTGCTTATGAGCAATGCCGATTTTCTTAATTATCTTTTAGGTGAAAAAAATTATATTACCAGTATTGCGGGTGGAAGTGTGTATGTGGCAGACAGTAATTTAGGAAATACCAATGCTATTTTTAGTGGAAGATTATCATATTCTAAAGGTGGATATACAGTAAGAATGATTAAATGGATTTTGGGTGATGCCGTATTTTATCAGGCATTAAAAGACTATCATGCGCGACCAAATTTAGCGTACAGCTATGCTAGAACTGCAGATTTAAATGCTTCTTTATTAACGTCAACAGGCAAAGATTTTACAGAATTTTTTAACGATTGGATTTACGGACAAGGTTATCCTACATACGATATCCGATGGAAACAGGTGGGAAATCAAGTGACTTTTAAAGCGTCACAGACGCAAAGCCATGCATCGGTTAGCTTTTTTGAAATGCCTTTACCGATAAAAGTTACAGGAACTGGTGGTCAGACTGCTTTTTTTGCTTTAAATAATACGTTCAATAATCAATATTTCACAGAAGCTGTAACTTTTCCGATTGCTAGCGTACAGTTTAATTATGAATACCAAATAGTAGAAAAAAACTCAACAGTTTCTCAGGATAATAGTTTGAGTACTGCAGATTTTAAAACTGAAGAATTCAGCATTTATCCTAATCCTGTGAAAGAGCAACTGTTTGTTTTGGGGTTGAAAAAAGAAACTGGGTATGATATTTTTACGGCAGACGGAAGGTTGGTGAAAAAAGGTAAAACGGATAAAAAAATAGACGTATCTCTGCTACAGAAAGGAGTTTACTTTATCAAGATTTTAAATTCTAATTTAAAATTTGTAAAAGAATAA
- a CDS encoding ABC transporter permease subunit: MIAIFKKELWSYFGNWSAWIIIAAFSLITTLFLFFFENDSNIFDIGIASLQSYFVLVPWLLMFIIPALSMKTFAEEQQTGTLNWLFSQPLKVSDLVAGKFLSVWVVGILCLIPSVIYFYTVYVLGVPEGNIDMGMTFGSYFGLIILIAAFSGVGILASSLSQNQIMAYLLGVFMCFIMYFGIEQLASYKLLGGADFILQNVGFYQHFLAFTRGLIDFKDVAYFVFIIGLTLTLSNHFINKKK; encoded by the coding sequence ATGATTGCAATATTTAAAAAAGAACTTTGGAGTTATTTTGGGAACTGGAGCGCATGGATTATCATTGCGGCATTCAGCTTGATAACGACTTTGTTTCTGTTTTTCTTCGAAAATGATTCTAATATTTTCGACATCGGAATAGCATCTTTACAGAGTTATTTCGTTTTGGTACCTTGGTTACTGATGTTTATTATTCCGGCATTGTCGATGAAAACTTTTGCAGAAGAGCAACAGACAGGAACTTTAAACTGGTTATTTTCCCAACCTCTGAAAGTTTCAGATTTGGTTGCTGGGAAATTTCTTTCGGTTTGGGTCGTTGGAATTTTATGTCTGATTCCATCAGTAATTTACTTTTATACGGTTTACGTTTTGGGAGTTCCTGAAGGAAACATCGATATGGGAATGACTTTCGGAAGTTATTTCGGTTTAATTATTCTGATAGCAGCATTTTCCGGAGTAGGGATTTTAGCTTCATCGCTTTCTCAAAACCAGATTATGGCTTATCTGTTGGGAGTTTTCATGTGTTTCATCATGTATTTCGGAATTGAGCAACTTGCAAGTTATAAATTGTTGGGTGGTGCAGATTTTATTTTGCAGAATGTAGGTTTTTATCAACATTTTCTAGCATTTACAAGAGGTCTTATCGATTTTAAAGATGTTGCTTATTTTGTTTTCATCATTGGTCTTACCTTAACATTGTCTAATCATTTTATCAATAAAAAGAAGTAA
- a CDS encoding CopD family protein: MLYTIIKALHIIFMVSYFAGIFYLVRIFVYYKDTDAFSEDKKTILREQYTFMARRLWNIITVPAGIIMTICGLIMIFLNSGLMKMPWFHLKLTFLIGLAIYHYWCWKKVKHLAKINGKTLETANLKLRQANEIATFILFLVVFTVILKSQVIEYWWQLITGFFVLVFLIMMTVKLVNKKGKDKK; the protein is encoded by the coding sequence ATGCTTTACACAATAATAAAAGCCTTACACATTATTTTTATGGTCAGCTATTTTGCGGGAATTTTTTATCTCGTAAGAATTTTTGTGTACTATAAAGATACTGATGCCTTTTCCGAAGACAAAAAGACGATTCTGAGAGAGCAATATACATTTATGGCTCGCAGATTATGGAATATTATCACCGTTCCAGCTGGGATTATTATGACCATTTGTGGATTGATCATGATTTTTCTGAATTCCGGTTTAATGAAAATGCCTTGGTTTCATTTAAAACTGACTTTCCTGATTGGATTGGCAATTTACCATTACTGGTGCTGGAAAAAAGTAAAACATCTTGCAAAAATCAACGGAAAAACACTAGAAACAGCCAATTTAAAACTAAGACAGGCTAACGAAATTGCCACATTTATTTTATTTTTGGTCGTTTTTACCGTTATTTTAAAATCTCAGGTTATTGAATATTGGTGGCAATTAATTACCGGATTTTTCGTACTGGTATTTTTAATCATGATGACGGTGAAGCTTGTGAATAAAAAAGGGAAAGATAAAAAGTAA